One Salvelinus namaycush isolate Seneca chromosome 4, SaNama_1.0, whole genome shotgun sequence genomic window carries:
- the LOC120046728 gene encoding uncharacterized protein LOC120046728 codes for MIVTQRPIRELQCTSENEGGEEALAKSEEQRPIRELQCTSENEGGEEALAKSEEQSITKEAQWPSKDQIEIVEDQHCVTCGAKSTKSQPPPEPRNNTSSTAPENIFIPGHGNQRTDDVQVYYGSLVEFPGALVKLQSLPVSTLLGCLQSVLPSVFTSQRLLALYWLGVTNCSQPHPRLALVLLLESCLYALTFDPDTPDQTTSLTVFHHLPLLQVKEILVGFGGQSLRLKASSEECVLTLYTHSQTLTQALTHTLLGVLCPGDQRVSQHPLLVENLMVLSLDWKAQAPDLLLNAELRLSGQFHKTLADLVYLVHGNMNREKPHLGEVRLLLYTSVGVTTTPDPRPDPWAQLLLTDTHLGLVQEDTVFHHVPLLSRQAQFKGVTLRCLSDVRCVIVRDGVGSSTSVGGDGAGDEGGATRLDIILSQDWRTRRERPRGHPERGAVAEADGSAVGRVAGASVLSAASNSCPPPQQAEVWKLHFSCSSEAACLINHLSNV; via the exons atgATCGTGACACAGAGACCCATCAGAGAACTACAGTGTACATCAGAGAACGAGGGTGGAGAGGAAGCTCTAGCTAAGTCAGAGGAACAGAGACCCATCAGAGAACTACAGTGTACATCAGAGAACGAGGGTGGAGAGGAAGCTCTAGCTAAGTCAGAGGAACAGAGTATAACCAAGGAGGCGCAGTGGCCATCAAAGGACCAGATCGAGATCGTGGAGGACCAACATTGTGTCACTTGTGGAGCCAAGAGCACCAAGTCACAGCCCCCTCCAGAGCCGCGTAACAACACCAGTTCCACAGCCCCAGAGAATATCTTTATTCCTGGGCATGGGAATCAGAGGACTGATGATGTTCAGGTGTATTATGGG agCCTGGTGGAGTTCCCAGGGGCTCTTGTTAAACTCCAGTCCCTTCCCGTATCCACCCTCCTGGGCTGTCTCCAGTCCGTCCTCCCCTCCGTCTTCACCTCACAGAGACTACTGGCTCTCTACTGGCTGGGCGTGACTAACTGCAGCCAGCCCCACCCACGCCTCGCCCTTGTTCTCCTATTGGAGTCCTGCCTCTACGCCCTGACCTTTGACCCTGACACGCCAGATCAGACCACGTCTCTGACAGTGTTCCACCACCTCCCCCTGCTACAGGTTAAGGAGATCCTG gTGGGTTTTGGCGGTCAGAGCCTGCGTCTCAAGGCCTCCAGTGAGGAGTGTGTCCTCACCCTCTACACCCACAG CCAGACCCTCACCCAGGCCCTCACCCACACCCTGCTTGGGGTACTCTGTCCTGGGGACCAGCGAGTGTCCCAACACCCCCTCCTGGTGGAGAACCTGATGGTTCTGTCTCTGGACTGGAAGGCCCAGGCACCTGACCtgctgttgaatgctgaactCAGGCTGTCTGGCCAGTTCCACAAGACCCTAGCTGACCTGGTCTACCTCGTCCACGGCAACATGAACCg AGAGAAGCCTCATCTGGGAGAGGTTAGACTGCTGCTTTACACCAGCGTTGGTGTGACAACGACCCCTGACCCCAGACCTGACCCCTGGGCCCAGCTCctcctcacagacacacacctgggACTGGTGCAG GAGGATACAGTGTTCCACCACGTCCCCCTGCTGTCCCGCCAGGCCCAGTTCAAGGGGGTGACCCTCCGTTGCCTCTCCGACGTCCGCTGTGTGATAGTCCGAGACGGGGTTGGGAGCTCGACCAGTGTGGGTGGAGATGGAGCCGGGGATGAAG GTGGGGCAACCAGGCTGGACATCATCCTGTCTCAGGACTGGAGGACCAGGAGAGAGAGGCCTAGAGGTCACCCTGAAAGAGGTGCTGTTGCTGAAGCTGATGGAAGTGCGGTAGGGAGGGTAGCTGGAGCTAGTGTCCTGTCTGCTGCCTCTAATTCATGTCCTCCTCCGCAGCAGGCTGAAGTATGGAAATTACATTTCAGCTGCTCCTCCGAGGCCGCCTGTCTGATTAATCACTTGTCAAACGTCTGA